Proteins co-encoded in one Maylandia zebra isolate NMK-2024a linkage group LG16, Mzebra_GT3a, whole genome shotgun sequence genomic window:
- the smarcal1 gene encoding SWI/SNF-related matrix-associated actin-dependent regulator of chromatin subfamily A-like protein 1 codes for MSNQLTAEQQRMIEENRRKALERRAQRLGQANSTNVKPSVGSKSTSVQTQLPKQSPDPVASVQHRETSVSGPKCFPPPLKREPQSQSQQQLPGTSSHFNQSTVCNSASSNQTLTNSIPLVSQHLRSSVLSPEGSIPVGPAQGKHQLSSSSSGGAVGSFYKQPSKPAQSQVAQLSSNPTSTNVVPAKKPAISVRGRCVPHTEDRFRVEVSYHAGLIAVFKSIPSKNYDPATKMWNFSLEDYRQLMEEAAAIPSVSLRPLEGMEAVDVTEATSRARDGTALAALLKLCNGWQKPGATLQGQCILVSQTKFEVDIGYHVDVIAAFKQMPTKNYDMKTRKWNFSLEDYKRLMDLLSGIAAVEVEPLPRAIIQAFSARFDGTEARILNVPEADLSSIDPSLTRSLMPFQREGVNFAVSKQGRLLLADDMGLGKTIQAICIAAYYKKEWPLLVVTPSSVRFTWAEAFRRWLPSLTPDSINVVVKAKDSLRSGLINIISYDLLSRMDKQQPGNPFNVLIMDESHFLKNMKTARCKAALPLLKVAKRVILLSGTPAMSRPAELYTQILAVRPTLFPRFHEFGIRYCDARQMTWGWDYTGSSNLGELKLLLEECLMLRRLKSEVLSQLPAKQRKVVTVTIDGINTRTKAALSAAAKQLAKGHRNKMEEKEALLVFYNHTAEAKLQAIMEYIIDMLECGREKFLVFAHHKLVLDHITTELGKKNVGFIRIDGSTPSAERQQLCERFQYSAKTCVAVLSITAANMGLTLHSADLVIFAELFWNPGVLIQAEDRVHRIGQTSSVNIHYLVAKGTADDHLWPMIQEKMNVLEQVGLSEANLSETAENTSFHSKDPAQRSIMEMFQRSFSADDDMDEAILLEAANDWEDTPPETTSAQHHGTSTGKQWSYKDQ; via the exons ATGTCTAATCAGCTGACTGCAGAGCAACAGCGAATGATTGAGGAGAACAGGCGGAAGGCTTTAGAAAGACGAGCCCAAAGACTTGGACAGGCTAACAGCACCAATGTTAAGCCCTCAGTAGGCTCCAAAAGTACTTCAGTGCAAACACAGCTCCCCAAACAGAGTCCGGATCCTGTTGCCTCAGTTCAGCACAGAGAAACCTCAGTCTCGGGACCAAAATGCTTCCCCCCTCCCTTAAAAAGGGAACCACAGAGCCAAAGTCAGCAGCAGCTGCCTGGCACTAGCAGCCACTTCAACCAAAGCACTGTGTGTAATTCTGCATCTTCAAACCAG ACTCTTACTAACTCAATTCCTCTGGTAAGTCAACATTTGAGGAGCTCCGTCTTGTCTCCTGAAGGAAGCATCCCCGTGGGGCCAGCTCAGGGCAAACATCAACTCTCATCCAGCAGCTCCGGAGGTGCAGTTGGCTCATTTTACAAGCAGCCCAGTAAACCTGCTCAGAGTCAAGTGGCACAGCTTTCCTCTAACCCCACCTCTACAAATGTCGTACCTGCAAAAAAGCCTGCCATCTCTGTAAGGGGAAGATGTGTACCTCACACAGAAGACCGTTTCAGGGTAGAAGTGAGCTACCATGCAGGGCTTATTGCTGTTTTCAAGTCCATCCCCTCAAAAAACTATG ATCCTGCCACCAAGATGTGGAACTTTAGTCTAGAAGACTACCGACAGCTAA TGGAGGAAGCAGCTGCCATTCCTTCGGTGTCTTTGAGACCTTTGGAGGGAATGGAAGCGGTGGACGTGACGGAGGCCACCAGCCGAGCTCGGGACGGCACGGCCCTGGCAGCGCTGCTCAAGTTATGTAATGGCTGGCAGAAGCCCGGAGCCACTTTGCAGGGCCAGTGCATTCTGGTGTCCCAGACAAAGTTTGAGGTGGACATTGGCTACCATGTTGATGTCATTGCAGCATTCAAGCAAATGCCAACAAAGAACTACG acatgaaaacaagaaAGTGGAATTTTTCACTCGAGGACTATAAGAGACTCA TGGATCTCCTCAGTGGGATAGCAGCAGTGGAGGTGGAGCCTCTTCCCAGGGCAATAATCCAGGCTTTCTCTGCCAGGTTTGATGGGACTGAAGCCAGGATTTTAAACGTCCCTGAGGCAGACCTCTCTAGCATCGACCCCTCTCTCACCCGAAGCCTCATGCCCTTCCAGAGGGAGGGAGTCAA CTTTGCAGTGTCTAAACAGGGCCGCCTCCTCCTGGCTGATGACATGGGCCTGGGAAAGACTATTCAGGCCATCTGTATAGCAGCTTATTACAAAAAGGAGTGGCCTTTGTTGGTGGTGACTCCGTCCTCTGTACGATTCACCTGGGCTGAG GCCTTCAGACGCTGGCTTCCCTCCTTGACTCCTGACAGCATCAACGTAGTGGTGAAGGCCAAAGACAGTCTGCGGTCTGGTTTGATCAACATCATCAGCTATGACCTACTGAGCAGGATGGACAAGCAGCAGCCAGGAAATCCCTTCAATGTTCTCATCATG GATGAGTCTCACTTTCTGAAAAACATGAAGACTGCTCGTTGTAAAGCAGCATTGCCTCTGCTGaag GTAGCGAAGAGAGTGATTCTCCTGTCGGGGACCCCCGCCATGTCCAGACCGGCTGAGCTGTACACTCAGATTTTGGCCGTCAGACCGACACTCTTTCCACGCTTCCATGAGTTTGGGATCCGCTATTGTGATGCCAGACAG ATGACCTGGGGCTGGGACTACACAGGCTCTTCTAATCTTGGAGAGCTGAAGCTGTTGTTGGAGGAGTGTCTGATGCTGCGCCGTCTCAAGTCTGAGGTCCTTTCCCAGCTTCCCGCTAAACAGCGCAAGGTGGTCACGGTGACCATCGATGGGATCAACACCCGCACGAAAGCTGCTCTGTCAGCTGCAGCCAAGCAGCTGGCCAAAGGACATCGCAAT aaaatggaagagaaGGAAGCCCTCCTCGTCTTTTATAACCACACAGCCGAAGCCAAGCTACAAGCCATTAT GGAGTACATCATAGACATGCTGGAGTGTGGGAGGGAGAAGTTTCTGGTGTTTGCCCATCATAAATTAGTCCTGGATCATATCACGACCGAGCTGGGGAAAAAA AATGTCGGTTTTATCCGCATTGATGGGAGCACTCCATCAGCGGAGCGACAGCAACTGTGCGAAAGGTTTCAGTACTCAGCCAAGACCTGTGTGGCGGTACTGTCCATCACTGCAGCTAATATGGGCCTAACCCTGCACTCTGCAGACCTGGTGATCTTCGCTGAGCTTTTCTGGAACCCCGGG GTTCTCATTCAGGCAGAGGATAGAGTTCATCGTATTGGACAAACCAGCAGTGTGAACATTCACTACCTGGTTGCCAAGGGAACTGCTGATGATCACCTATG GCCCATGATCCAGGAAAAGATGAATGTCCTGGAGCAAGTGGGTCTTTCTGAGGCAAACCTCTCGGAAACTGCAGAAAACACCAGCTTCCACTCCAAG GATCCTGCCCAGAGGAGCATCATGGAGATGTTCCAGAGATCATTCTCTGCAGATGACGACATGGATGAGGCCATCTTGTTGGAGGCCGCAAATGACTGGGAGGACACTCCGCCCGAAACCACGTCTGCTCAGCACCACGGCACCAGTACGGGCAAGCAGTGGAGCTACAAAGACCAATGA